The following proteins come from a genomic window of Microtus ochrogaster isolate Prairie Vole_2 chromosome 7, MicOch1.0, whole genome shotgun sequence:
- the LOC101989371 gene encoding carbonyl reductase [NADPH] 2-like isoform X2 yields MKLNFKGLRALVTGAGKGIGRDTVKALHASGAKVVAVTRTSADLVSLAKECPGIEPVCVDLGDWEATEKALGSIGPVDLLVNNAAVALVQPFIESTKEVFDRSFKVNVRSVLQVSQIVAKGMISRGVPGSIVNVSSMCTIRVLSTHISTGSTKGAITMLTKAMAMELGPHKIRVNSVNPTVVLTDMGKKVSANPDFSKKLKERHPLRKFAEVEDVVNSILFLLSDSSASTSGSGILVDAGYLAS; encoded by the exons ATGAAGCTGAATTTCAAAGGCCTGCGGGCCCTGGTGACAGGGGCAGGGAAAG GGATTGGACGGGACACCGTGAAGGCCCTGCACGCCTCGGGAGCCAAAGTGGTGGCCGTGACACGCACCAGTGCAGACCTGGTCAGCCTCGCCAAAGAG TGTCCAGGCATAGAGCCCGTGTGTGTGGACCTGGGTGACTGGGAGGCCACGGAGAAGGCACTGGGCAGTATTGGCCCCGTGGACCTGCTGGTGAACAATGCAGCCGTGGCGCTGGTACAGCCTTTCATAGAGTCTACCAAAGAGGTCTTTGACAG GTCCTTCAAGGTGAATGTGCGCTCCGTGTTGCAGGTGTCCCAG ATTGTAGCCAAGGGCATGATTAGCCGTGGAGTGCCAGGGTCTATCGTCAACGTCTCCAGCATG TGCACCATTC gggttctcagcacccacatatcCACAGGTTCCACCAAGGGAGCAATAACCATGTTGACCAAAGCCATGGCCATGGAGCTGGGGCCACACAAG ATCCGGGTAAACTCCGTAAACCCCACCGTGGTGCTGACTGATATGGGCAAGAAAGTCTCTGCAAACCCTGACTTTTCCAAGAAGCTCAAGGAGCGCCACCCGCTGAGGAAGTTTGCAG AGGTGGAGGACGTCGTCAACAGCATCCTCTTCCTGCTCAGCGACAGCAGCGCCTCGACCAGTGGCTCTGGCATCCTGGTGGACGCGGGGTACCTGGCCTCCTAG
- the LOC101989371 gene encoding carbonyl reductase [NADPH] 2-like isoform X1, with amino-acid sequence MKLNFKGLRALVTGAGKGIGRDTVKALHASGAKVVAVTRTSADLVSLAKECPGIEPVCVDLGDWEATEKALGSIGPVDLLVNNAAVALVQPFIESTKEVFDRSFKVNVRSVLQVSQIVAKGMISRGVPGSIVNVSSMVAYVTFPGLATYSSTKGAITMLTKAMAMELGPHKIRVNSVNPTVVLTDMGKKVSANPDFSKKLKERHPLRKFAEVEDVVNSILFLLSDSSASTSGSGILVDAGYLAS; translated from the exons ATGAAGCTGAATTTCAAAGGCCTGCGGGCCCTGGTGACAGGGGCAGGGAAAG GGATTGGACGGGACACCGTGAAGGCCCTGCACGCCTCGGGAGCCAAAGTGGTGGCCGTGACACGCACCAGTGCAGACCTGGTCAGCCTCGCCAAAGAG TGTCCAGGCATAGAGCCCGTGTGTGTGGACCTGGGTGACTGGGAGGCCACGGAGAAGGCACTGGGCAGTATTGGCCCCGTGGACCTGCTGGTGAACAATGCAGCCGTGGCGCTGGTACAGCCTTTCATAGAGTCTACCAAAGAGGTCTTTGACAG GTCCTTCAAGGTGAATGTGCGCTCCGTGTTGCAGGTGTCCCAG ATTGTAGCCAAGGGCATGATTAGCCGTGGAGTGCCAGGGTCTATCGTCAACGTCTCCAGCATGGTGGCCTATGTCACCTTCCCTGGCCTGGCCACCTATA GTTCCACCAAGGGAGCAATAACCATGTTGACCAAAGCCATGGCCATGGAGCTGGGGCCACACAAG ATCCGGGTAAACTCCGTAAACCCCACCGTGGTGCTGACTGATATGGGCAAGAAAGTCTCTGCAAACCCTGACTTTTCCAAGAAGCTCAAGGAGCGCCACCCGCTGAGGAAGTTTGCAG AGGTGGAGGACGTCGTCAACAGCATCCTCTTCCTGCTCAGCGACAGCAGCGCCTCGACCAGTGGCTCTGGCATCCTGGTGGACGCGGGGTACCTGGCCTCCTAG
- the Rfng gene encoding beta-1,3-N-acetylglucosaminyltransferase radical fringe: MNRVRGLLCRACLALAAVLAVLLLLPLPLPLPRAPAPDPGRIPTPGLSLEVSRLQPDDVFIAVKTTRKNHSPRLRLLLRTWISRAPRQTFIFTDGEDPELQLLAGGRLINTNCSAVRTRQALCCKMSVEYDKFIESGRKWFCHVDDDNYVNPESLLHLLSTFSSNQDVYLGRPSLDHPIEATERVQGGGASNTVKFWFATGGAGFCLSRGLALKMSPWASLGSFMSTAERVRLPDDCTVGYIVEGLLGARLRHSPLFHSHLENLQRLPSDAVLQQVTLSYGGPENPRNVVNVAGGFSIQQDPTRFQSVHCLLYPDTHWCPMKNRGEVAFQ, encoded by the exons ATGAACCGTGTGCGGGGTCTTCTGTGCCGGGCCTGCCTCGCGCTGGCCGCGGTCCTGGCTgtcttgctgctgctgccgctgccgctgcccCTGCCCCGCGCGCCCGCACCGGACCCCGGCCGGATCCCGACTCCCGGTCTGTCTCTCGAAGTCTCCCGCCTGCAGCCCGACGATGTCTTCATCGCAGTCAAGACCACTCGGAAGAACCACAGCCCGCGCCTGCGGCTGCTGCTGCGCACCTGGATCTCACGAGCCCCGCGGCAG ACGTTCATCTTCACCGACGGAGAGGACCCAGAGCTCCAGCTGCTAGCAG GCGGCCGCCTGATCAACACCAATTGCTCGGCCGTGCGCACGCGCCAAGCTCTGTGCTGTAAAATGTCAGTGGAATACGATAAGTTCATAGAATCCGGACGGAA ATGGTTCTGCCACGTGGATGACGACAACTACGTGAACCCCGAAAGCCTGCTGCACCtgctttccaccttctcttccaaCCAGGACGTCTACCTGGGGCGACCTAGTTTGGACCACCCCATCGAGGCCACCGAGAGAGTCCAGGGTGGTGGCGCC TCAAACACAGTGAAGTTCTGGTTTGCTACTGGTGGGGCTGGGTTCTGCCTGAGCAGAGGCCTTGCTCTCAAAATGAGTCCATGGGCCAG CCTAGGCAGCTTCATGAGCACAGCCGAGCGGGTACGGCTCCCTGATGACTGCACGGTGGGCTACATTGTGGAAGGGCTTCTGGGCGCCCGTCTGCGCCACAGCCCCCTCTTCCATTCCCACCTGGAGAACCTGCAGAGACTTCCGTCCGATGCCGTTCTGCAGCAG GTCACCCTGAGCTATGGGGGTCCTGAGAACCCACGTAATGTGGTGAACGTAGCCGGAGGTTTCAGTATACAGCAGGACCCTACACG GTTCCAGTCTGTGCACTGCCTTCTCTACCCAGACACCCACTGGTGCCCTATGAAGAACAGGGGTGAGGTAGCTTTTCAGTAA